A single genomic interval of Halobacillus halophilus DSM 2266 harbors:
- a CDS encoding alginate lyase family protein, with product MDIKIIGKYINTLKHLKKKQIFYRVLKKIKLRRLSYVKKNLNSNCNIEYLLPELDEDKNFLKKFRVSEILEDKYTLINQTYTCPIDELWNNKEISNLWEYNLYYLDFLLPLLYEYKISNDQKYFLKIKEILLSWYDKSQKKDNVSWDAYTISMRLPNLIIAHQTILKTAENSKELLQLLRQSIYQQYMYLKKNQEKHLLGNHYLENIKAIILGSLFFSESRVTNKYVKVLQNELQEQVLSDGMHFERSPMYNKIVFELLIKTIYWLKQAEFDSTQILKLTNTCQNILNSIYSLEKNMGKTPFFNDSADGISKNYDSLIRASCKYLGIKPKKINRLTSSGYEVMEKGLLKMVIDYGEIGPKYLPGHGHCDALSYELSISGLPIIVNSGTFEYEKGYWRDFFRRTSAQNTVQFGSVEQSEIWSSFRVARRSYDHKGLNFNLGKYNFFVGSYFNYRGDKHRRFITFLDEEIILFLDEISTKDNRLAKSYLHFHPNLKTENNIIRSKDNEKIVLKIHPLFSKNRGNGKAGSNEGYYSSHFNIKKPISTYELTADIGDTFIGYILNFGDKDVSYNILNDYLEISIGEEKAIINLAKLFSLKF from the coding sequence TTGGATATAAAAATCATTGGAAAATATATTAACACACTTAAACATCTGAAAAAAAAGCAAATATTCTATAGAGTGTTAAAAAAAATTAAATTACGAAGATTAAGCTATGTAAAAAAAAATTTGAATAGTAATTGTAATATTGAATACTTATTACCTGAATTAGATGAAGATAAAAATTTCCTGAAAAAGTTTAGAGTTTCAGAGATTTTAGAAGATAAGTATACGTTGATAAATCAAACCTATACATGTCCTATAGATGAACTATGGAATAATAAAGAAATATCGAACTTGTGGGAATATAATCTTTATTATCTAGATTTTTTGTTGCCATTGTTATATGAATACAAGATAAGTAATGATCAAAAGTACTTTCTTAAAATAAAGGAAATTCTACTATCTTGGTATGATAAGAGTCAGAAAAAAGATAACGTTAGTTGGGATGCTTATACAATTTCAATGAGATTACCTAATTTAATAATAGCTCATCAAACGATTTTGAAAACGGCAGAAAATAGCAAGGAACTCTTGCAATTATTAAGGCAAAGCATATACCAACAGTATATGTATCTAAAAAAGAATCAAGAGAAGCATTTATTAGGTAACCATTATCTTGAGAATATAAAAGCTATCATTCTAGGTAGTTTATTTTTTTCTGAGTCTCGAGTTACTAATAAATACGTAAAGGTTTTGCAAAATGAATTACAGGAACAAGTTTTAAGTGATGGAATGCATTTTGAACGTAGTCCAATGTATAATAAAATCGTTTTTGAGTTATTAATTAAAACAATTTATTGGCTAAAACAAGCAGAATTTGACTCTACTCAAATATTAAAACTTACCAATACCTGTCAAAATATACTTAACTCTATTTATTCTTTAGAAAAAAACATGGGGAAGACACCTTTTTTTAATGATAGTGCTGATGGTATAAGCAAAAATTATGACTCTTTAATAAGAGCATCTTGTAAATATTTAGGTATTAAACCTAAAAAGATAAATAGATTAACGAGCAGCGGTTATGAAGTAATGGAAAAAGGATTACTCAAAATGGTGATAGATTATGGAGAGATAGGTCCAAAGTATCTCCCAGGGCACGGTCACTGTGATGCTTTAAGTTACGAATTGTCTATAAGTGGGTTACCTATTATCGTGAACTCTGGCACGTTTGAATATGAAAAAGGATACTGGAGAGACTTTTTCAGACGTACAAGTGCTCAAAATACTGTTCAATTTGGTAGTGTGGAACAATCCGAAATATGGAGTTCTTTTAGAGTGGCAAGGAGAAGCTATGATCATAAGGGCTTAAACTTCAATTTAGGAAAGTATAATTTTTTTGTAGGAAGTTATTTTAATTATAGAGGAGATAAGCATAGACGGTTCATCACTTTTTTGGACGAGGAAATTATACTATTTTTAGACGAGATATCTACTAAAGACAATAGGTTAGCTAAAAGTTACTTGCATTTTCATCCAAACCTTAAAACAGAGAATAATATAATTCGTTCAAAAGATAATGAGAAAATAGTATTAAAAATACACCCTCTTTTCAGTAAGAATAGAGGAAATGGCAAAGCAGGCAGTAACGAGGGTTATTATTCAAGTCACTTTAATATTAAGAAACCGATAAGTACATATGAACTAACTGCAGATATTGGAGATACTTTTATTGGTTATATACTAAATTTTGGTGATAAAGACGTAAGTTACAATATATTAAATGATTATTTGGAAATCTCAATAGGAGAGGAAAAAGCAATTATTAACCTTGCTAAATTATTTTCATTAAAGTTTTAA
- a CDS encoding nucleotide sugar dehydrogenase, protein MDKKLCVIGLGYIGLPTAAVFANYGWNVQGVDVNDRVIETLNKGEVHIEEFGLATLVKEVVSKGYLTADNKPSEASVFIIAVPTPHNENLTANLSYLISATESLLPYLKKDDTIIIESTIPPRTIDDVVGPIISNNGWSIGEDVFLAHCPERVLPGNILKELINNNRIIGGFDSLSAHKAAEVYKTFVKGEVIETVALSAEMAKLMENTFRDVNISLANELAKISEKLNVNTLDVIELANLHPRVNLHTPGPGVGGHCLAVDPYFIIEKAHNEAKLISTAREINNSMPMYIVEQIDKLYQGKGHIGILGITYKGNVDDIRESPALKIINELLDKGYEVKIHDPYVKDESTIFKLSSFEEVIEGSECLLVLSDHNEFIKIDEEKFINKASKPVIFDTKNCMKITNNDIKYINYNNLYLVNEVQSNFVY, encoded by the coding sequence ATGGATAAGAAACTATGTGTGATTGGATTAGGTTATATAGGACTGCCTACCGCTGCAGTTTTTGCTAATTATGGTTGGAATGTACAAGGTGTGGATGTGAACGATAGAGTTATAGAAACCCTCAATAAAGGTGAGGTACACATAGAAGAATTTGGACTAGCTACTCTAGTCAAAGAGGTTGTTTCCAAGGGGTATTTAACTGCAGACAATAAACCTTCTGAGGCTTCGGTTTTTATTATTGCAGTTCCTACCCCTCACAATGAAAATTTAACTGCAAATTTATCATATTTGATTTCAGCAACAGAATCTTTACTTCCATACTTAAAGAAAGACGACACCATTATTATTGAATCAACTATTCCACCTAGAACAATTGATGATGTAGTAGGTCCAATAATTTCTAATAATGGGTGGAGTATTGGAGAGGATGTCTTTTTAGCTCACTGTCCAGAAAGAGTTTTACCAGGTAATATCCTAAAAGAATTAATCAATAATAATAGAATAATTGGCGGGTTTGATTCATTGTCCGCTCATAAAGCAGCTGAAGTCTATAAAACTTTTGTCAAAGGTGAGGTTATAGAAACAGTAGCATTGAGTGCTGAGATGGCAAAGTTAATGGAAAATACATTTAGAGATGTAAATATTTCACTAGCAAATGAGTTAGCTAAAATATCGGAAAAACTTAATGTGAACACATTGGATGTAATTGAATTAGCTAACTTACACCCTAGAGTTAATCTACACACCCCTGGTCCAGGAGTAGGCGGACATTGCTTAGCGGTAGACCCTTACTTTATAATTGAAAAAGCTCACAATGAAGCAAAGTTGATTTCCACAGCTAGAGAAATCAATAATTCAATGCCAATGTATATAGTCGAACAGATTGATAAGTTATATCAAGGAAAAGGTCATATAGGTATACTCGGTATAACTTATAAAGGAAATGTAGATGATATAAGAGAGAGTCCTGCCTTGAAAATAATAAACGAGTTATTAGATAAAGGTTATGAAGTAAAGATTCATGATCCATATGTAAAAGATGAAAGCACTATATTTAAATTATCTAGTTTTGAAGAGGTTATTGAGGGATCAGAATGTTTATTAGTTTTAAGTGACCATAATGAATTTATAAAAATAGATGAAGAAAAATTTATAAATAAAGCTTCAAAACCAGTTATATTTGACACTAAAAATTGCATGAAAATAACTAATAATGATATAAAGTATATCAATTATAATAATTTATATCTCGTAAATGAGGTTCAGTCTAATTTTGTATATTAG
- a CDS encoding sulfotransferase family protein has product MEVNINKPIFIIGVGRSGTTLLQSILSSHKNVTFTPETHFFRFYLGSEKKYFHLNRKSKTKVIEELKEDKYFRRLGNLSDNILAEYKSSEDMSLIDIYKKVLEEYAISEGKSYVGDKDPKNIELLHLIKQHFPEALIINMTRDPRDVIASRMKADWSKSRSVYSHLFAYKAQSIMSARYGKKLFNSNFFNLKYENLLKDPKKYIEPICKKLGVEYDPSMLNFQSTAEKLVSSEEMQWKKESTGPLLKDNVGKWQGTIENYKLALIEEVLKKTFKTNNYIPSQSIRRLSLIQRVSITVLNVSYLILTTIYINNKLRSVKKLCKLQG; this is encoded by the coding sequence TTGGAAGTTAATATAAATAAACCTATATTTATTATTGGGGTTGGAAGATCAGGCACTACTTTACTTCAAAGTATCTTAAGTTCACATAAAAACGTAACATTCACACCGGAAACACATTTTTTTAGGTTCTATTTGGGAAGTGAAAAAAAATATTTTCATCTTAACAGAAAAAGTAAAACTAAAGTTATAGAAGAACTAAAAGAAGATAAGTATTTTAGGAGATTAGGCAACCTTTCAGATAATATACTTGCTGAATATAAATCTTCAGAAGACATGAGTTTAATAGATATCTATAAAAAGGTGCTAGAAGAATACGCTATATCAGAAGGTAAATCGTATGTGGGTGATAAAGATCCTAAAAACATTGAGTTGCTACATTTAATAAAACAACATTTTCCTGAAGCTTTAATTATTAACATGACAAGAGATCCCAGAGATGTAATAGCTTCACGAATGAAAGCTGATTGGTCTAAAAGTAGAAGTGTCTATTCACATTTATTTGCATATAAAGCCCAATCTATTATGTCAGCTAGATATGGAAAAAAATTATTTAATAGTAATTTTTTTAATTTAAAATATGAAAATCTTTTGAAAGATCCTAAAAAATACATTGAACCAATTTGCAAAAAATTAGGTGTTGAATATGATCCATCTATGCTTAACTTTCAAAGTACTGCAGAGAAACTTGTAAGTAGTGAAGAGATGCAATGGAAAAAAGAAAGTACAGGTCCTCTTCTAAAAGACAATGTTGGGAAGTGGCAAGGGACTATTGAAAATTATAAATTAGCTTTAATAGAAGAAGTATTAAAGAAAACTTTTAAAACTAATAATTATATACCTAGCCAATCTATTCGAAGATTAAGCTTAATTCAACGTGTAAGTATTACGGTTTTAAACGTATCATACTTAATACTTACTACCATATATATCAACAATAAATTAAGAAGCGTGAAAAAATTATGCAAATTACAAGGTTAA